Proteins encoded by one window of candidate division WOR-3 bacterium:
- a CDS encoding sigma-70 family RNA polymerase sigma factor, which produces MKKSLIDKILKNVPKDNTLTYDELDKLLPEDLQSAEDIEEIVSALHKKGIRVLRSREITPTQTRKAPKPTIFRVEDPTKSYFRELSKFSLLTREEEIQYSKAMEAGYKEITKYIFEPVPLAEKLVEECFSVEEDTRPLDQIARVEFECLLNKKAYYRDRQKFIRRVRAISRELEVLKNLLNRRSTPAIKRRISRIKTRIFSKIQSLSLQHHLINKFIQEFKVMAQEAIRIHNRLESLAKRKKSAKDEIKTLRKQLRELRKYFDKDPKELAEILAKIDQEETKIIQARDRMIEGNIRLVISIAKRYINRGLEFADLLEEGNVGLIKAIEKFNYRKGFKFSTYATWWIKQAITRAIADQSRTVRVPAHILDAINKISKVQRKFVQTYGREPTVAEIAQRLSTRKDKIEALAKISQFGISLDKPIDDEATSFIGDFIHDEKSISPSHAAGIELLREKLNEVLSVLSKREEKVLRLRFGLGDGSPRTLEEVGQIFNITRERVRQIEAKALKKLQHPVRLRRFAQLRELLQ; this is translated from the coding sequence ATGAAAAAAAGTCTAATTGATAAAATCCTTAAGAACGTGCCTAAAGATAATACGCTGACATATGACGAATTAGATAAATTGTTACCAGAAGATTTACAATCAGCAGAGGATATCGAAGAGATTGTCTCTGCACTCCACAAAAAAGGTATCCGGGTTTTGCGAAGTCGCGAAATCACACCAACTCAAACGCGAAAAGCACCAAAACCAACAATTTTCCGAGTCGAAGACCCAACCAAATCATATTTTCGCGAATTAAGCAAGTTTTCCTTACTCACACGAGAAGAAGAAATTCAATATTCTAAGGCAATGGAAGCCGGATATAAAGAAATTACAAAATATATTTTTGAACCCGTGCCCTTGGCTGAAAAATTAGTTGAGGAGTGTTTTTCGGTTGAAGAAGATACGCGTCCTTTAGACCAAATTGCCCGAGTTGAATTTGAATGTCTCTTGAATAAAAAGGCATACTATCGGGACCGACAAAAATTTATCCGGCGTGTGCGAGCAATCAGTCGCGAATTAGAAGTATTAAAAAATCTGTTGAATCGGCGTTCTACTCCAGCGATAAAACGCCGGATCAGCCGGATAAAAACTCGCATTTTCTCTAAAATCCAAAGCCTTTCGTTGCAACACCATTTAATTAATAAATTCATTCAAGAATTTAAAGTAATGGCACAAGAAGCAATCCGTATTCACAATCGGCTGGAATCATTAGCCAAACGCAAAAAGTCGGCTAAAGATGAAATCAAGACTTTACGAAAACAACTACGCGAATTGCGCAAATATTTTGACAAAGACCCTAAAGAATTAGCCGAAATTTTAGCAAAGATTGACCAAGAAGAAACTAAAATCATCCAAGCCCGCGACCGAATGATTGAAGGTAACATCCGATTAGTCATTTCCATTGCCAAAAGATATATCAATCGGGGCTTAGAATTTGCTGATTTACTGGAAGAAGGTAATGTTGGATTAATTAAAGCCATTGAAAAATTCAACTATCGTAAAGGATTCAAATTCTCTACATATGCAACTTGGTGGATTAAACAAGCGATTACCCGAGCGATAGCAGACCAATCACGGACTGTCCGAGTTCCGGCTCATATTCTTGATGCCATTAATAAAATCTCGAAAGTGCAAAGAAAATTCGTCCAAACTTATGGTCGCGAACCGACGGTTGCAGAAATTGCCCAACGCCTGTCAACTCGAAAAGATAAAATCGAAGCACTGGCAAAGATTTCTCAATTTGGAATTTCTTTAGATAAACCAATCGATGATGAGGCAACCAGTTTTATTGGTGATTTTATCCATGATGAAAAAAGCATTTCCCCTTCGCATGCTGCGGGTATTGAACTCTTACGGGAAAAACTCAATGAAGTGCTCAGCGTGCTCTCTAAACGTGAAGAAAAAGTATTACGGCTACGCTTTGGCTTAGGCGATGGTTCACCTCGAACCTTAGAAGAAGTAGGCCAAATCTTTAATATTACTCGAGAGCGCGTTCGCCAGATTGAAGCCAAAGCCTTGAAAAAACTCCAACATCCAGTGCGCCTCCGTAGATTTGCTCAACTCCGAGAACTACTTCAATAA